A section of the Malaclemys terrapin pileata isolate rMalTer1 chromosome 15, rMalTer1.hap1, whole genome shotgun sequence genome encodes:
- the LOC128823340 gene encoding claudin-7-like encodes MDQSTNNLSNSLWRPVIHLSFATSPSEEFHRSTVRCVTKYFLSFVRKLLPIRFVCRPLAFMTPGFYSAASPSFSLPPTAALQATRALMVVSIVMGIIGIGVASMGMKCTRCGGDNKVQKARIAMTGGLIFVVGGLASLIACSWYGNQIVRDFYDIMVPVNTKYEFGSAIFIGWAGSALVLLGGGLLSCSCPGKSGYNQQYPKSKATSRTPTNKEYV; translated from the exons ATGGACCAGTCCACCAACAACTTATCAAATTCGTTGTGGAGGCCAGTTATACATTTGTCCTTCGCCACATCCCCTAGCGAGGAGTTCCACAGATCAACTGTGCGTTGCGtgacaaaatacttcctttctttTGTTCGGAAACTGCTGCCTATTCGTTTTGTTTGCCGACCCCTAGCTTTCAT gactcctgggttctactcagCTGCCTCACccagtttctctctccccccgaCAGCTGCTCTCCAGGCGACACGAGCGCTCATGGTGGTCTCCATCGTGATGGGCATCATTGGCATTGGTGTCGCCTCCATGGGCATGAAATGCACCCGCTGCGGGGGGGACAACAAGGTGCAGAAGGCGCGCATCGCCATGACCGGGGGGCTCATCTTCGTGGTGGGAG GTTTAGCGTCGCTGATTGCCTGTTCCTGGTATGGAAACCAGATTGTGCGAGATTTCTATGACATCATGGTACCTGTGAACACCAA GTATGAATTTGGATCGGCGATCTTTATCGGCTGGGCTGGGTCTGCCCTGGTGCTGCTGGGCGGGGGTCTCCTCTCCTGTTCCTGCCCTGGGAAATCAGGGTACAACCAGCAGTACCCCAAAAGCAAAGCCACTTCCCGGACCCCCACCAACAAGGAATACGTCTAG